The following proteins are co-located in the Motilibacter rhizosphaerae genome:
- the ribD gene encoding bifunctional diaminohydroxyphosphoribosylaminopyrimidine deaminase/5-amino-6-(5-phosphoribosylamino)uracil reductase RibD: MAGPEEVAAMRRAVELAALGLPTASPNPVVGCVLLAPDGTTVGEGWHERPGGPHAEVAALRDAGERARGATAVVTLEPCRHTGRTGPCTTALLEAGVRRVVYAVPDPSAVAGGGGALLRAAGVEVEEGLLRDEAEAGNARWLFAARHSRPRVTWKYAATLDGRVAAADGTSRWITSPEARLDVHRLRAEHDAVVAGVGTVLADDAHLAVRLDEPVARQPLRVVVDSSGRTPAGARVRDDAAPTWVATAAEVGTGPDGRVDLEALLRILVDRGVLTAFVEGGPTLASALLRAGLVDRVVAYVAPALLGAGPAAVADLGVTTIADARRLTVTDLRSVGPDIRITLEPKEG; encoded by the coding sequence GTGGCGGGCCCCGAGGAGGTCGCGGCGATGCGCCGCGCCGTCGAGCTGGCCGCGCTCGGGCTCCCCACGGCGTCCCCCAACCCGGTCGTCGGGTGCGTCCTGCTCGCCCCCGACGGCACGACCGTCGGTGAGGGCTGGCACGAGCGGCCCGGCGGGCCGCACGCCGAGGTCGCCGCCCTCCGCGACGCGGGGGAGCGCGCCCGCGGCGCCACGGCCGTCGTCACCCTCGAGCCCTGCCGCCACACCGGCCGAACCGGGCCGTGCACCACGGCGCTGCTCGAGGCCGGCGTGCGCCGCGTCGTGTACGCCGTCCCCGACCCCTCGGCCGTCGCCGGGGGCGGCGGTGCGCTGCTGCGCGCCGCCGGCGTCGAGGTGGAGGAGGGCCTGCTCCGCGACGAGGCCGAGGCCGGCAACGCGCGGTGGCTCTTCGCCGCCCGCCACAGCCGCCCGCGCGTGACGTGGAAGTACGCCGCCACCCTCGACGGGCGCGTCGCCGCTGCCGACGGCACGAGCCGCTGGATCACCAGCCCGGAGGCGCGCCTCGACGTGCACCGGCTGCGCGCCGAGCACGACGCGGTCGTCGCGGGCGTCGGCACTGTGCTCGCCGACGACGCCCACCTGGCGGTCCGGCTCGACGAGCCCGTCGCGCGCCAGCCCCTGCGCGTCGTCGTCGACAGCAGCGGGCGCACCCCCGCCGGAGCCCGCGTGCGCGACGACGCCGCCCCGACCTGGGTCGCGACCGCCGCCGAGGTCGGGACGGGTCCCGACGGCCGGGTCGACCTGGAGGCGCTGCTGCGCATCTTGGTCGACCGCGGCGTGCTCACGGCCTTCGTCGAGGGCGGGCCGACGCTGGCCTCCGCGCTGCTGCGCGCCGGGCTCGTCGACCGCGTCGTCGCGTACGTCGCCCCCGCCCTGCTGGGCGCCGGCCCCGCGGCCGTCGCCGACCTCGGCGTCACCACCATCGCCGACGCCCGTCGGCTCACCGTCACGGACCTGCGCAGCGTCGGTCCCGACATCCGGATCACGCTCGAACCGAAGGAGGGGTGA
- the ribH gene encoding 6,7-dimethyl-8-ribityllumazine synthase translates to MSGEGAPVVHADGSGLRVAVVAARWHEEIMQGLLDGALRALADCQVADPVVLRVPGTFELPVAAARLARGGYDAVVALGVVIRGGTPHFDYVCSAATLGLTDVTTSTGVPVGFGVLTCDDEQQAYARSGLPGSQEDKGYESASAAVGTAVVLRDVLEGRA, encoded by the coding sequence GTGAGCGGCGAGGGAGCACCGGTCGTCCACGCGGACGGGTCGGGCCTGCGGGTCGCCGTGGTGGCGGCCCGCTGGCACGAGGAGATCATGCAGGGCCTGCTCGACGGGGCCCTGCGCGCGCTGGCGGACTGCCAGGTCGCCGACCCCGTGGTCCTGCGCGTCCCCGGCACCTTCGAGCTGCCGGTGGCCGCGGCCCGGCTGGCCCGCGGCGGCTACGACGCCGTCGTCGCGCTCGGCGTGGTCATCCGCGGTGGCACCCCGCACTTCGACTACGTCTGCTCCGCGGCGACCCTCGGGCTGACCGACGTCACGACGAGCACCGGGGTCCCCGTCGGCTTCGGCGTGCTGACCTGCGACGACGAGCAGCAGGCCTACGCGCGCAGCGGGCTGCCCGGGTCCCAGGAGGACAAGGGGTACGAGTCGGCGAGCGCCGCCGTCGGCACGGCGGTCGTGCTGCGCGACGTGCTGGAGGGACGGGCGTGA
- a CDS encoding carbohydrate kinase family protein — MAPRVVVVGDLVADVVVRLPGPVRPGTDTGAAISTSGGGSAANTAAWLASLGLDVLLVARVGDDLPGRSLAAELAAAGVATALAVDPDRPTGALVSLVAPDGERSMLVDRGANDALRPADVPDLAGADLLHLSGYALLHEGCRDAGLAALAAAHAAGVPVSVDPSSAGPLRDAGPAEFLRWTAGCALATPNDAEAEVLTGSADPAAAAHELGRHYRSVVVTCGADGAVAYAGGRLHWTRAPRAEVVDTTGAGDAYTAGLLAARLGGADWPEAMDAGAALAARAVAAVGARPR; from the coding sequence GTGGCCCCGCGGGTGGTGGTCGTCGGCGACCTCGTCGCCGACGTGGTCGTCCGGCTCCCGGGTCCGGTACGCCCCGGCACCGACACCGGCGCGGCCATCTCCACCTCGGGCGGCGGGTCCGCGGCGAACACGGCGGCCTGGCTCGCCTCGCTCGGGCTCGACGTGCTGCTCGTCGCCCGTGTCGGCGACGATCTCCCGGGCCGCTCGCTCGCAGCCGAGCTCGCGGCCGCGGGGGTGGCGACGGCGCTCGCGGTCGACCCCGACCGGCCGACCGGCGCGCTGGTGAGCCTGGTCGCCCCCGACGGCGAGCGCTCGATGCTCGTCGACCGCGGGGCGAACGACGCGCTCCGCCCGGCTGACGTCCCGGACCTCGCCGGCGCCGACCTGCTCCACCTGTCGGGCTACGCGCTGCTCCACGAGGGCTGCCGCGACGCCGGCCTCGCCGCTCTCGCCGCGGCGCACGCGGCCGGCGTCCCCGTGAGCGTCGACCCCTCCTCGGCCGGGCCGCTGCGCGACGCCGGGCCGGCGGAGTTCCTGCGCTGGACGGCGGGCTGCGCGCTCGCCACGCCCAACGACGCGGAGGCCGAGGTGCTCACCGGCAGCGCCGACCCTGCCGCCGCGGCCCACGAGCTGGGCCGGCACTACCGCTCGGTCGTCGTCACCTGCGGCGCCGACGGCGCGGTCGCGTACGCCGGCGGCCGGCTGCACTGGACCCGCGCCCCGCGCGCCGAGGTCGTCGACACGACGGGGGCGGGCGACGCGTACACCGCGGGGCTGCTGGCCGCGCGCCTCGGCGGCGCGGACTGGCCGGAGGCGATGGACGCCGGAGCCGCGCTCGCGGCCCGCGCCGTGGCCGCGGTGGGCGCCCGCCCGCGCTAG
- a CDS encoding riboflavin synthase, protein MFTGIIEELGTIEAVEQLADSARLRVRGPLVTSDAVHGASIAVNGVCLTVVELAEGAFTADVMQETLDRSALGGLGAGDRVNLERPVRLQDRLGGHVVQGHVDGVGTVASRTPGEKWEVVRVALPAGLRRYVVEKGSITVDGISLTVSAVGPDWFEVSLIPTTLELTTLGTKQPGAPVNLEVDVLAKYVENLLQHSTSEESA, encoded by the coding sequence GTGTTCACCGGCATCATCGAGGAGCTCGGCACCATCGAGGCCGTCGAGCAGCTGGCCGACAGCGCCCGGCTGCGGGTGCGCGGCCCGCTCGTGACGAGCGACGCCGTGCACGGCGCGAGCATCGCGGTCAACGGCGTGTGCCTCACCGTCGTCGAGCTCGCGGAGGGCGCGTTCACCGCCGACGTGATGCAGGAGACCCTCGACCGCTCGGCGCTCGGCGGGTTGGGCGCGGGCGACCGGGTCAACCTCGAGCGCCCGGTGCGCCTGCAGGACCGGCTCGGCGGCCACGTCGTCCAGGGCCACGTCGACGGCGTCGGCACGGTCGCCTCGCGCACGCCCGGCGAGAAGTGGGAGGTGGTGCGCGTCGCGCTCCCGGCCGGCCTGCGCCGCTACGTCGTCGAGAAGGGCTCGATCACCGTCGACGGCATCTCGCTCACCGTGAGCGCGGTCGGTCCCGACTGGTTCGAGGTCAGCCTCATCCCCACCACCCTCGAGCTCACCACGCTCGGCACCAAGCAGCCGGGCGCACCGGTCAACCTGGAGGTCGACGTGCTCGCGAAGTACGTCGAGAACCTCCTGCAGCACAGCACGTCCGAGGAGTCAGCATGA
- a CDS encoding bifunctional 3,4-dihydroxy-2-butanone-4-phosphate synthase/GTP cyclohydrolase II produces MTQEQPVLDTVDRAIAEIAAGRPVVVVDDADREDEGDIIFAAEHATPELVAFLVKHTSGYVCVSLPEEEAERLDLPPMTRVNEDRRQTAYSVTVDAREGVTTGISATDRARTIRLLASAQTSPDDLIRPGHVVPLRARSGGVLHRAGHTEAAVDLARLAGLRAAGVLAEVVSDERPGDMARLPELRRFADEHGLALVSIADLIAYRRRFDRQVERIADTRLPTAFGEFRAVGYRDQVDGAEQMALVMGDIGDGEDVLVRVHSECLTGDAFASLRCDCGPQLHAALEAVAEQGRGVVLYLRGHEGRGIGLLQKLRAYALQDAGADTVEANLALGLPADARTYGSGAQVLADLGIKTMRLLTNNPTKRAGLEGYGLRITGTVPLAVAATRDNLHYLQTKRDRMGHELPDLPEQLLEDDITTVAGERSAP; encoded by the coding sequence ATGACGCAGGAGCAGCCCGTCCTCGACACGGTCGACCGCGCGATCGCGGAGATCGCGGCGGGGCGACCGGTGGTCGTCGTCGACGACGCCGACCGCGAGGACGAGGGCGACATCATCTTCGCCGCGGAGCACGCGACCCCCGAGCTCGTCGCGTTCCTCGTCAAGCACACCTCGGGCTACGTCTGCGTCTCGCTGCCCGAGGAGGAGGCCGAGCGGCTCGACCTCCCGCCGATGACGCGCGTCAACGAGGACCGGCGGCAGACGGCGTACTCCGTGACGGTGGACGCCCGTGAGGGCGTGACGACCGGCATCTCGGCGACCGACCGCGCGCGGACCATCAGGCTGCTCGCCTCGGCGCAGACCTCGCCCGACGACCTCATCCGGCCGGGCCACGTCGTGCCCCTGCGCGCCCGCAGCGGCGGCGTGCTCCACCGCGCCGGGCACACCGAGGCCGCGGTCGACCTCGCCCGGCTCGCCGGCCTGCGCGCCGCCGGCGTGCTCGCCGAGGTCGTGAGCGACGAGCGGCCCGGCGACATGGCGCGGCTGCCCGAGCTGCGCCGGTTCGCCGACGAGCACGGGCTCGCGCTCGTCTCGATCGCCGACCTCATCGCCTACCGCCGGCGCTTCGACCGCCAGGTGGAGCGCATCGCCGACACGCGGCTGCCCACGGCGTTCGGGGAGTTCCGCGCGGTCGGCTACCGCGACCAGGTCGACGGTGCCGAGCAGATGGCCCTGGTCATGGGCGACATCGGCGACGGCGAGGACGTCCTCGTGCGCGTGCACTCGGAGTGCCTCACCGGCGACGCGTTCGCCTCGCTGCGCTGCGACTGCGGCCCGCAGCTGCACGCGGCGCTCGAGGCGGTCGCCGAGCAGGGCCGGGGCGTCGTGCTGTACCTGCGCGGCCACGAGGGCCGGGGGATCGGGCTGCTGCAGAAGCTCCGGGCCTACGCCCTGCAGGACGCCGGCGCCGACACGGTCGAGGCGAACCTCGCGCTCGGCCTGCCCGCCGACGCCCGCACCTACGGCAGCGGCGCCCAGGTCCTCGCCGACCTCGGCATCAAGACGATGCGGCTGCTGACCAACAACCCGACCAAGCGGGCGGGGCTGGAGGGCTACGGCCTGCGCATCACCGGTACGGTTCCGCTGGCGGTCGCGGCCACCCGCGACAACCTGCACTACCTGCAGACGAAGCGCGACCGGATGGGTCACGAGCTGCCCGACCTCCCGGAGCAGCTGCTCGAGGACGACATCACCACGGTCGCCGGGGAGAGGAGCGCGCCGTGA
- the dhaL gene encoding dihydroxyacetone kinase subunit DhaL: protein MRTTADVVEGVRRYAAVVQEQRQRLIDLDAAIGDADHGENMARGLAACVEQLATEPPASPSAALKSVATTLMRKVGGASGPLYGTAFLRASTAVGDKDELEPADVAAALTAARDGIVARGKAEPGDKTMVDAWTPAVEAAGAALEAGGDTAQVLRAAADAALAGAEATVPLVARKGRASYLGERSAGHQDPGATSTALLLAVLAAVAEERTAAAAG, encoded by the coding sequence ATGCGGACGACCGCGGACGTCGTGGAGGGCGTACGCCGCTACGCCGCCGTCGTGCAGGAGCAGCGCCAGCGGCTCATCGACCTCGACGCCGCCATCGGCGACGCCGACCACGGCGAGAACATGGCCCGCGGGCTCGCCGCATGCGTCGAGCAGCTCGCCACCGAGCCGCCCGCCTCGCCCTCCGCGGCCCTGAAGAGCGTGGCGACCACGTTGATGCGCAAGGTGGGTGGGGCCTCCGGACCGCTGTACGGCACGGCGTTCCTGCGCGCTTCCACTGCGGTGGGGGACAAGGACGAGCTCGAGCCGGCCGACGTGGCCGCCGCGCTGACCGCCGCGCGCGACGGGATCGTCGCGCGCGGCAAGGCCGAGCCCGGTGACAAGACGATGGTCGACGCGTGGACGCCCGCAGTCGAGGCTGCCGGCGCGGCACTGGAGGCGGGCGGCGACACGGCGCAGGTCCTGCGGGCCGCTGCCGACGCTGCACTGGCGGGAGCGGAGGCCACGGTGCCGCTGGTCGCGCGCAAGGGCAGGGCCAGCTACCTCGGTGAGCGCAGCGCGGGGCACCAGGACCCCGGCGCGACCTCCACCGCCCTGCTCCTCGCCGTGCTGGCCGCGGTCGCGGAGGAGCGCACCGCGGCCGCGGCGGGCTGA
- a CDS encoding pseudouridine-5'-phosphate glycosidase, whose protein sequence is MSSTTLVVAPEVAEALAAGGPVVALESTIISHGLPRPRNLEVARAVEQAVREEGAVPATIGVVGGVARVGLDEEALQLLATSDDVDKASVRDLGTVAALRRDAATTVAATSALAARAGIQVFATGGLGGVHREASATWDESADLVALARTPLVVVCAGVKSILDVPATLERLESLSVPVLGFRSRRFPGFYLSDSGYELDWQVDSAEQVADVVRARRELGIHRETVLVANPLPVNEQVDPALHDAVLQQALSELREGHVTGKAVTPFLLERFHERTGGESLRANIAIILANSRLAARIAVALAS, encoded by the coding sequence GTGAGCAGCACCACCCTCGTCGTCGCCCCCGAGGTCGCGGAGGCCCTCGCCGCCGGCGGCCCCGTCGTCGCGCTCGAGAGCACGATCATCAGCCACGGGCTGCCGCGGCCCCGCAACCTCGAGGTCGCCCGCGCCGTCGAGCAGGCCGTGCGCGAGGAGGGCGCCGTCCCCGCCACCATCGGCGTGGTCGGCGGGGTCGCCCGCGTGGGGCTCGACGAGGAGGCCCTGCAGCTGCTGGCGACGAGCGACGACGTCGACAAGGCCTCGGTCCGCGACCTCGGGACCGTGGCGGCCCTGCGCCGCGACGCCGCCACGACGGTCGCCGCGACCTCCGCGCTCGCCGCACGGGCCGGGATCCAGGTCTTCGCGACGGGCGGGCTCGGGGGAGTCCACCGCGAGGCGTCCGCCACGTGGGACGAGTCCGCGGACCTCGTCGCGCTGGCGCGTACGCCGCTGGTCGTCGTCTGCGCCGGCGTGAAGTCGATCCTCGACGTCCCCGCCACCCTCGAGCGGCTCGAGTCCCTCTCGGTGCCGGTGCTGGGCTTCCGGTCGCGGCGCTTCCCCGGCTTCTACCTCAGCGACTCGGGCTACGAGCTCGACTGGCAGGTAGACAGTGCCGAGCAGGTCGCCGACGTCGTGCGAGCCCGCCGCGAGCTCGGCATCCACCGCGAGACCGTGCTCGTCGCGAACCCGCTGCCGGTCAACGAGCAGGTCGACCCCGCGCTGCACGACGCGGTCCTGCAGCAGGCGCTCAGCGAGCTGCGCGAGGGGCACGTCACCGGCAAGGCGGTGACGCCGTTCCTGCTCGAGCGGTTCCACGAGCGCACCGGCGGCGAGAGCCTGCGCGCCAACATCGCGATCATCCTCGCCAACTCGCGGCTGGCCGCCCGGATCGCCGTCGCGCTCGCGTCCTGA
- a CDS encoding phosphoribosyl-ATP diphosphatase yields the protein MKSFEQLWAELSEKAVTRPAGSGTVEELDRGVHFIGKKVLEEAAESWMAAEHESPERAAEEISQLLYHAQVLMIAKGLTLDDVYAHL from the coding sequence GTGAAGTCGTTCGAGCAGCTGTGGGCCGAGCTGTCGGAGAAGGCCGTGACCCGGCCGGCCGGGTCGGGCACCGTCGAGGAGCTGGACCGGGGCGTCCACTTCATCGGCAAGAAGGTGCTGGAGGAGGCCGCCGAGTCCTGGATGGCCGCCGAGCACGAGTCGCCGGAGCGGGCCGCCGAGGAGATCAGCCAGCTGCTCTACCACGCGCAGGTCCTCATGATCGCCAAGGGCCTGACCCTCGACGACGTCTACGCCCACCTGTAG
- the dhaM gene encoding dihydroxyacetone kinase phosphoryl donor subunit DhaM — MPERVGLVVVSHVAGVAAGVVELVAQMAPDVVVVPAGGTDDGGIGTSFDLVLAALEQAEHGDGAVVVYDLGSALLTAESALELLDDDRRGRVRIADGPLVEGALAAAVAAQGGADLAAVALAARGASGTGAEPLTSSAGRSAVLVNPLGLHARPAAVLVRALEGRSTEVRVGRPGGPYADARSLLGVVGLALRGGDEVEVQAAGADAEEVVAALVALLSSGFGEDGEAVEAPPAAGGTPTCGAPGLAVGSLRRLPPATVRLPEEADRDPAVEQGRLDAALAAAGRAAAGELAEAHRALLGDAALTAPAGAAVGAGASAERAWWEAVTAARERLAAGDELVAGRAADVLDVGLAVLAALDPGCVPAPDLAGLAGAVVVAEDLVPSQVPALAAAGAAGAATAGGAPTAHASLLARGLGLPLLVGCGPGVLDLPEGAAAVLDADAGTLLAPAGPEAVATAEERVRRGEAERREAARTARAPVVLPDGRVVRVEANVASAAEAAAAREGGADGIGLLRTELLWLGRSDLPDEDEQVALLRAVLAELPGRPVVVRTLDVGGDKDLPALHLDPARSGFLGERGLRHGLAHPELLRTQLRAVARAAYAHDGEVGVMAPMVTFADEVQAFLAALDEAVASLGGADHRRPDRVGVMVEVPAAALAVDEVAAGLDFVSVGTNDLVQYLVAAERTLPAVAHLHRPDATAVWRVLEQVVRGATAAGATVAVCGNLAADPQSARRLVALGVGELSVPPPAVAAVKAALR, encoded by the coding sequence GTGCCCGAGCGCGTCGGGCTCGTCGTCGTCTCGCACGTCGCTGGCGTCGCGGCGGGCGTGGTCGAGCTCGTCGCGCAGATGGCGCCCGACGTGGTCGTCGTCCCCGCCGGTGGCACCGACGACGGCGGGATCGGCACGAGCTTCGACCTCGTCCTCGCTGCGCTCGAGCAGGCCGAGCACGGTGACGGCGCGGTCGTCGTCTACGACCTCGGCTCCGCCCTGCTCACCGCCGAGAGCGCGCTCGAGCTGCTCGACGACGACCGGCGTGGGCGGGTCCGCATCGCCGACGGGCCGCTCGTCGAGGGCGCGCTGGCCGCGGCGGTCGCGGCGCAGGGCGGGGCGGACCTGGCCGCCGTGGCGCTGGCAGCCCGCGGCGCGTCGGGGACCGGAGCGGAGCCGCTGACCTCCTCGGCGGGCAGGAGCGCCGTGCTCGTCAACCCCCTCGGGCTGCACGCCCGGCCGGCCGCGGTCCTCGTCCGCGCGCTGGAGGGGCGCTCGACCGAGGTGCGCGTCGGGCGGCCCGGCGGCCCGTACGCGGACGCCCGCAGCCTGCTCGGCGTGGTCGGCCTCGCGCTCCGCGGGGGCGACGAGGTGGAGGTGCAGGCGGCGGGCGCCGACGCCGAGGAGGTGGTGGCCGCGCTCGTCGCGCTGCTGTCCAGCGGCTTCGGGGAGGACGGGGAGGCTGTGGAGGCGCCGCCGGCCGCGGGCGGGACCCCCACGTGCGGTGCGCCCGGACTGGCCGTGGGCTCGCTGCGCCGACTCCCGCCCGCCACCGTGCGGCTGCCGGAGGAGGCGGATCGCGACCCTGCTGTCGAGCAGGGACGGCTCGACGCCGCCCTCGCCGCAGCGGGACGGGCCGCAGCGGGCGAGCTCGCCGAGGCGCACCGGGCGCTGCTGGGCGACGCTGCGCTCACGGCGCCGGCGGGCGCAGCCGTCGGGGCGGGCGCCTCGGCCGAGCGCGCCTGGTGGGAGGCCGTCACCGCCGCCCGGGAGCGGCTCGCCGCCGGCGACGAGCTCGTCGCCGGGCGCGCGGCCGACGTGCTCGACGTCGGTCTCGCGGTGCTCGCCGCGCTCGACCCGGGCTGCGTCCCGGCGCCCGACCTCGCCGGGCTCGCCGGCGCGGTGGTCGTGGCCGAGGACCTCGTCCCCTCCCAGGTCCCCGCGCTCGCCGCAGCGGGGGCCGCCGGCGCCGCGACCGCCGGCGGGGCGCCTACCGCGCACGCGAGCCTGCTCGCCCGCGGGCTCGGGCTGCCCCTGCTCGTCGGGTGCGGCCCGGGCGTGCTCGACCTGCCCGAGGGTGCCGCGGCGGTCCTCGACGCCGACGCCGGCACGCTCCTCGCGCCTGCCGGACCGGAGGCGGTCGCCACGGCCGAGGAGCGGGTCCGGCGCGGGGAGGCGGAGCGGCGGGAGGCGGCACGTACGGCCCGCGCTCCGGTCGTCCTCCCCGACGGCCGGGTCGTGCGCGTGGAGGCCAACGTCGCCTCGGCGGCGGAGGCCGCGGCAGCCCGCGAGGGCGGGGCGGACGGGATCGGGCTGCTGCGCACCGAGCTGCTCTGGCTGGGCCGCTCCGACCTCCCCGACGAGGACGAGCAGGTCGCGCTGCTCCGCGCCGTGCTCGCCGAGCTGCCGGGCCGGCCCGTGGTCGTCCGCACGCTCGACGTCGGCGGGGACAAGGACCTCCCGGCCCTGCACCTCGATCCGGCGCGCTCCGGCTTCCTCGGCGAGCGGGGGCTGCGCCACGGCCTCGCCCACCCCGAGCTGCTGCGGACGCAGCTGCGCGCGGTGGCCCGCGCCGCGTACGCGCACGACGGGGAGGTCGGCGTGATGGCGCCGATGGTGACGTTCGCCGACGAGGTGCAGGCCTTCCTGGCGGCGCTCGACGAGGCGGTCGCGTCCCTGGGTGGCGCGGACCACCGGCGCCCCGACCGGGTCGGGGTGATGGTGGAGGTGCCCGCCGCTGCGCTCGCCGTCGACGAGGTCGCCGCCGGGCTGGACTTCGTCAGCGTGGGCACCAACGACCTCGTCCAGTACCTCGTGGCGGCCGAGCGCACGCTCCCGGCCGTCGCCCACCTCCACCGACCGGACGCGACCGCCGTCTGGCGGGTGCTCGAGCAGGTCGTGCGGGGTGCGACGGCGGCCGGGGCGACGGTCGCCGTGTGCGGGAACCTCGCGGCCGACCCCCAGTCCGCCCGCCGCCTGGTGGCGCTGGGGGTCGGCGAGCTCTCGGTCCCGCCGCCCGCCGTGGCCGCGGTGAAGGCCGCCCTGCGCTGA
- a CDS encoding VOC family protein: protein MLSDSRVTANIPAADIGRAKAFYSEVLGFEPAQDLGGMVVYRAGDTLFSVYQTEHAGQAGHTLAQFHVTDIQTEAKELRARGVVFEQYDLPGTTWTDGIAYHEGMGYAAWFTDSEGNVLCIDQPAAGLALD, encoded by the coding sequence ATGCTCAGCGACAGCCGCGTCACCGCCAACATCCCCGCCGCCGACATCGGCCGCGCGAAGGCCTTCTACAGCGAGGTGCTCGGCTTCGAGCCCGCCCAGGACCTCGGCGGGATGGTCGTCTACCGCGCCGGCGACACGCTCTTCAGCGTCTACCAGACCGAGCACGCCGGCCAGGCCGGCCACACCCTCGCCCAGTTCCACGTCACTGACATCCAGACCGAGGCGAAGGAGCTGCGCGCGCGCGGCGTCGTGTTCGAGCAGTACGACCTGCCGGGCACGACCTGGACCGACGGCATCGCCTACCACGAGGGGATGGGCTACGCCGCCTGGTTCACGGACTCCGAGGGCAACGTGCTCTGCATCGACCAGCCGGCCGCCGGACTCGCGCTCGACTGA
- the dhaK gene encoding dihydroxyacetone kinase subunit DhaK: MKKILNDPADAVGDALTGMALAHPDLLAVSRDPDFVVRAGGPVEGRVALVSGGGSGHEPLHGGYVGRGMLAAACPGAVFTSPTPDQVEAASKAAHGGAGVLHLVKNYTGDVLNFETAAELVAADGIEVASVLVDDDVAVKDSLYTAGRRGVGGTVLVEKIAGAAAERGDDLAAVTAVAQRVVAQVRSMGVALTSCTVPHAGRPTFELGEDEMEVGIGIHGEPGRQRVPLEPADAIVDRLLEPVLEDLPFASGDRVLLFVNGMGGTPLLELYIAYARAEQVLRERGIAVERRLVGNYITSLEMQGMSISLLRLDDDLVELWDAPVWTPALRWGC; encoded by the coding sequence GTGAAGAAGATCCTCAACGACCCTGCGGACGCGGTGGGGGACGCGCTGACCGGCATGGCGCTCGCGCACCCCGACCTGCTCGCGGTCTCCCGGGACCCGGACTTCGTCGTGCGGGCCGGCGGGCCGGTGGAGGGCCGGGTCGCGCTCGTGTCCGGCGGCGGCAGCGGGCACGAGCCGCTGCACGGCGGGTACGTCGGGCGCGGGATGCTCGCCGCGGCCTGCCCGGGCGCGGTGTTCACCTCCCCGACCCCCGACCAGGTCGAGGCGGCGAGCAAGGCCGCCCACGGCGGCGCCGGCGTGCTGCACCTGGTGAAGAACTACACCGGCGACGTGCTCAACTTCGAGACCGCCGCCGAGCTCGTCGCCGCGGACGGCATCGAGGTCGCCTCCGTGCTCGTGGACGACGACGTGGCCGTGAAGGACAGCCTCTACACCGCCGGCCGCAGGGGAGTCGGGGGCACGGTCCTCGTCGAGAAGATCGCAGGGGCCGCGGCGGAGCGCGGCGACGACCTCGCCGCCGTCACCGCCGTCGCCCAGCGCGTCGTCGCGCAGGTCCGCTCGATGGGGGTCGCCCTCACCTCCTGCACCGTGCCCCACGCGGGCCGGCCGACGTTCGAGCTCGGCGAGGACGAGATGGAGGTCGGCATCGGCATCCACGGCGAGCCGGGCCGGCAGCGCGTCCCGCTCGAGCCGGCCGACGCGATCGTCGACCGGCTGCTCGAGCCCGTGCTCGAGGACCTGCCGTTCGCGTCCGGCGACCGGGTGCTGCTGTTCGTCAACGGCATGGGCGGGACGCCGCTGCTCGAGCTCTACATCGCGTACGCCCGGGCGGAGCAGGTGCTGCGCGAGCGCGGGATCGCCGTCGAGCGGCGGCTCGTCGGCAACTACATCACCAGCCTGGAGATGCAGGGCATGTCGATCTCGCTGCTGCGCCTCGACGACGACCTCGTCGAGCTCTGGGACGCCCCCGTCTGGACCCCCGCCCTGCGCTGGGGCTGCTGA